Within Trichoderma atroviride chromosome 2, complete sequence, the genomic segment ggagctgctgctttaCTTTGTCGGGGTGAAGCGAGCGCGACTTCTTGCGGTAGGCCTTGTTGATGTCGTCCAGGGAGGCAGACGCCGCCACGCCGAGGACCTCGTAGAATGTCGCGCCAGTGTCGGCTTCGTGAGCGGCAATCTCGTCGCGGATTCGAAAGATTTCTCGATCTGCAAACAATCCAAAATGTCAATTGATAAAACTTTCCCCACAATGCTCAGGAACATCAACCAACAAAAAGGTCATGATCACGAGCTTGCGTTTGTTAGTTCTTCCGTACATACCTTCTTTGCTCCATGCCGCTGATAATGGGGTCAGCAGGGATAGAACCCCGACGACCAGATACTCCAACTTCATGATTGCAAAAGGCTCGGCTCGCCCTACCCTTTGCGTCTATGAAGTCAACTTCTCTTTACAAAACAATCGTTGTTGTTCGCGGAACCTTGAGGGGCGAATCGAACGTGCTTTTTATGTGGGACAGTGAACAAGGCCAGATAGTCTGACCTGGCTAGGGAGGGTTACGGGGTACGTTGCGCCACGCCCGCTGCCCCTGCATACGCCTTGTATTCGTTACATGGATCTGCACTCGATCTTCCGGCTACCCTGAATCTACTGTGGATTTTAGTATGTCGTGGAGTGCAACAAAGCTGCAGAAATATACCATTAAAGGGGGAATTTTATATAATGAATTCTATTGAACTTTACTTCTCATAGAATAAGCCATAACTGCAGCTCTGGGAAGAACTTATCCTTGGCATTGTGCGTATAAAATAAGCTGATGTGCAAAAGTAAGATTTCGCTTATCGTACATCGATCAGCCACACGAGATTGCGAATAAAAGGCagtggaggagattgaaaagaaGCACACAGAAATAAGGAATCGAATCAAGATATATCAGATGTTGGAAgatcaaaaagagaaaagggagtTTTCGAATGTTGTAAATCACGATGTTTAGAAGACATAAGAGGttaaaaaacaaaataaaaaaacaagtatTTAGCAATTGCACGTTTCGATCGTGCGACCTCCGGGTTATGAGCCCGGCGCGCTTCCACTGCGCCAAATTGCTTTCTCAACTTGTTGAAAGCTCTGGCCACTAAAGCTAATGATATACCTATAAAGCCGCCGGGCACACTTAAATACATTAAATGTATAAGCTAGAGTTTGCTATCAATTTCTTCATTGTGCTGCTTCATATCAATTTTTCACCTACggtttctttcatttttaaATATATGATATAGAGAGATAGGTAAATACTACCTTGGTACTGAAATATGAAATTATGCACTCATTGTCATGAGCCATATAAACAGGAACGTGGGTAATGCGGAGCGCGGAATGAATATACTTCATTAAATACTTGTAAAAGGATGAAACTATATATACATCTACTTGCGAGCATTCGCTCGCTTCCGTGCTTTTTGCTCCCTCTCGTAATTGTTCGCCTCTCGTCCCTCCTCGTTTTGAATCTCGGCGACGAGCCTCTTGTACTTCTTCTCGTAGgcctcgtccttggccttcttgacGCGAAGGTTCTCTCTCGCCATAAAGTTGGCGTCCTTTCGCAGCTCTCGCATGGCGCCCTTGCGCTCCTTTTTGTGCTccttcttgagcttggccatctcggccCTTTCGCGGTCGGGGTCGTAGTGTTTGTCGGGATCGTATGTGTCCTCGAACTTGGGTATATAAGTCTTGATCGAGAGGGGCTTGTGATGGTGGAGCTCCAGAGGCCGGCGTGACAGCTGCGAGACTCTAGACATTCGCTTGAGCTTCTCTTCTAATCTCTCTACCTTCTCGCTGGCAGCCGCTGGGAGGTGCTCCCGTGATGGCTTGCTGTTAACATGACCCAAGACCTCAACAACCTGGCTGAATGTCTCTAGAAATGCGGGCTTTCCCGTCCACAAATCTGCGGCTGCGTCAAGCACTTGAATAGTTGTACCTAGCAGAGCAAGCTTCAGAGCGTTGCCACCCTCTTGAGAGTTCTCAGCAAGGCAATCGGAGAAGTTGAGACGCCTTAATCCAaccttcttcgccttttGGATTCGATTGCCTGCTGAAGGCTCGTGTATCGGGAAGTTACCCAATGATTTTGATGGGGCTATTGGTGAGAGCGAGCAGATAGTGTTCAAGGCAAAATTGATCACCTCGGGGACGTATCGTTCAGATAGTTGTTGATACTGCAGACTCAGAATGGACAAGTATGTTCCGATTGCATAATCTGACAGCTCTCGAGGCACCCTTTGGCCGATATACCGGCCAATTGTCAACATTGCTGGGGTCACAATCTGATGGAAGTGATCAGACGTTGGGAATATAGTTCCAATGGCTGTGAGCACTATCAAATCCGAAGGCAGCAGCGCAATGGGCCGAGACTGGCTGATTTCTTCAAGATGTTGACGGAACTGCTTGGCAATTTCAACTGGAAACATCTTGGCAAGAGAGTGAATGTGACGAATGAGGCTTTCTAGGACAGAGAAAGGCGGTGATGTCGCCGAATTCCAAGGAAGGGCCACAAAATCCACCAGAGCTGCAGAGAAATTTGCCAATCTCTCTTTATTCTTGCTGTCCAACTTGGGATGATACAACGCACGAATTCGTTGGATAATCTTGGGCAAATTCGCATGTTCATAatctttgatgatggaaacAAATTCGGCGCATGACTGAGGGCAAGGAAATGTGAATGGCAATCCGTTTTCATCGCTCTGCTCCTTGGAAGAGAAGTTTGCTTGGAATATAGGGTCTTTGGTTTCTGATTCGTTGAGAAGCCCTTTTGTGaattcatcatcgtcgtcttcatcaacttGAGCTTGGTTTGCCGAGTCGCtatcgtcctcttcttcctcctcgtcgaaTTCATCGTCGCTTTCCACGAGTTCCAGATCAGATCCGCTAGCCACCAAGTCGTCGTCGATGACAaagtcatcttcgtcgtcgaagCCCAAATCAGTTGCCGTTGGTCTGGTTTTGATACCGTGTCCCAGTCCAAacccatcatcatcgtcgtcgtcgtcttcatcgtcttcctGTCTGCCGCCCGCAttgcctttcttcttgtcgtcttcatcttcatcgctaTCTGACacctcttctcccatcaTTCGCTTTTGGCGTTTGTCTTCAAGCTTTTTCAACCGGTTGGATTCTTCTTCCGCCTTTTCCTCGTCTGTTTTGGTACGATTGGACGGCTGCGCCTTCTTATCCTGGGAAAGTTTCTTGACTTGTATATCGAAATTCCTGTCAAAGGCATCCCGATCGACGCCTGCTATAGTGGATAGAGGTGCATTCTCCTGATGCTTTCCACCGTTGAGGCTAGACCACAGTAGTTTTCGGATACCAGGAAGCTCCTTGTCAAGCTCCATCCGaaggtcgtcgtcatcgtctttAGCCGCCTGTCGCTCGTATTTGTGGAGTTTTGACTTGGCGATAACCTCTTCCATGACctccttcttcgtcttcttgcgCTCTGGCTCACCATCCTCACcgccctcttcctcgccagcTGCGATGATGGCGCGTAGTCGCTTGAGTCGCTTCTCCCGGGTGTCTCCATCGCTGTCCTCGTCACCTTCAAGGTCGTCTTCTTGAAAGTCATCCACcagttcctcctcttcgccaaATTCAAGTGACCTTCCCATATGTGTCAAGCCATCCATAGGTTCGTCATCCTCCAAATCAAAAGCAGACCTCTTGTTGTgcgtcttctgcttctcacGAGCAAATCGTTCCAACATTTTCTCCTCAGGAGTCATTGTCGGGTCGTTCTCGCCGAATCGTCGATCGAGGATGCCTCCGACCTTATTGCGACGCTGCATATCTACAAGAAGAGTTTGTTTGCGCTGTTTGATGGGAGATTAGAGACATGCTTCGCAGGCAGGAGGGGAGTGGCGCTCTTACCTTTTCCTCGCtggcggccttggccagACCAGGTCGCCCCTTGACAGCGGCATTTGAAGTCTTTGGTTTATTGGTTGTCACCTCAAATTTGGGTCCGCGCGCGGCATGCTTGAGGTCGAAGGGGTTGAATTGCTCTCGGATTCCCTCCAAGACAACACCTCTCTGCAAGCGCTTGTCGTTTCGAGCCGTGTCATCTTGAGCCAACTTTCGCCGTTGCTTCTTGGACTTTTGTGGGCCAGTGATTCCTTGATCTCTCAGTGACGCCTTTAGGCGCTTGAGCTGGGAACCGGCCATGACGGGCAGCGTTTGTCTGGATGATCAAAATTTGATCGCAGAATTGGCATGCTCGTCAGACACAGGCCATTACAAGGGCCTGCTGCTAATTTTTTTGATAATGGCTTATCGATAGTGGCCTAGCATCCGCTAGACGGCCGCATAGTGGATACGTACCTTTTCTTAGAGAGTGGAGTCACCCAAGCTGATCTAATCCAGCATCTGCCTTCACTCAGTCAACACTTCATAAACAGCAGGCTACGGTATACACATGTCCATTTCTCCCATGCGATCCCGCCGGAGAAGTGAGATGCGCGGGACGATATGAGCTGGACAAGCCGCCTACTATCGTTTTCACGCGATGAGCGAGTAATTTTATTGACCATCAGCCTGGCCACGTTTGGCTTGGTTAGCTCGATGATCACAGCTCTCACCTTCATCCGAGACGACAATGAAATCCCGCCTTCGGAGCCCAAGACCCAGTACATCACGCAGGATACGGAAGATTCGCTTCAGCTAGATACGCTAGAAAAGCTCTTGGACCATCCCAATTTTTCAATAAAGGAAATTGCCATCAAGATACTTTGCGATAGAGCTGCCAACGACCCTGAAGTGATTAAGTATATCTGGTTCGGCATCACTCGTCCTGAATATGAAGAGCGCATGAACTCTCTCAGAACACTGGCTGTGTTAACGAGCCAAACTGGTAAGAAAATCAGGAGCCGTCGTATTGAACCACGTGCTCATAGTCATAGGTAACGAGGGATTGGCAAGACTGCATGATGAGAGGGCATATTCAGCCTTGGTGAGGTGCATGGAGCTGTGCATGGAAAGCACCGACCTCCCGATTGTTACTGATATCCACTGGGATGAATACTACCTGCGTGATATGGGCGAGAGATTCTGCCTCATGTTTCTAACAGAGCTGATCAACAAATACGGGGCGACCATGCTTGTCAAAGCTAAATTTGTCGAGAAGTGGCTTTCAAAGCAAGATTGGGGGAGCACTGGAGAGGAAAGACGGCGCAACTTTAAAGACTACACAGATCTTCGGAACAACAGAATAACGGACATTATTAATCGCATCAAGCACTCCCGGCGTGGACTACGTGCCTTGGAAAAAGCCGGGTTGATCGACAAGGAAAGCTCTCGACGGCGAATGAGGGAGCTTCCTGACCTTCTCAtggaagtggaagaggaAATAGTGGGAGAGCAGGCAGGAGAGCAGCAAAGTCGACGGACTAGGGAACATTCCGCCGAGGAACAGAGACTTCGACGCCAGCATCGCGAGGCTATGGTTTTGAATGACGGAACACGGCCCCTGGGACGGGAGGATATAATCGAACGAGATGCATCTCCGTCGTGATGGAGCAGATCCATGGATAGAACAGACCAGTGAGAACGGTTGAACTCGCCTCAGAGGTTCTGAGAGAAGCCATGAATAGCAAGGTGGCGGCTATGACAAGACGAAGGCTGTATGTAAAATACCTATATCTAAATGGTCTGTTCCCGTTCAACTTGATTATACATCAGTCGATCTGACTTTAATGCAACAGGGAAGAGACACTCAAGGGGTAATAGCATGTACCCGGCCGCTACTCTGCAGTTACACGTACTcattatttaaaaaagacGTCACAGACGCATAGCCCTTGCACCAAGCTTATTAATTTTCACTACAAGAATACCAGAAAAGTAGAGAATGCTTTGGCATACGTTCCACATTTAGGTATTCTTGCTACACCAGCTGGCTTTTGGTTAGCAAGTACATGTTAGTGCCTAATGTCGTCACATGCGATATCCTCGCGGACATGATAACCGTGACATGTGATCGGGCATTTTCTCTGAGTATATGCGCTTTATGCGCTGCATGCGCTATGTAGGTAATGAAGAAGccggcaaaaaaaaaaaaaaaatctctttTGTTAGCAGCATGGGTATACTTAATTGAATTATCGTAGAGTGCATGCCAGAGGAGCGTGATGATAAACTGAGCATCTACTCATCTGGCAATACTTGAGTGACGAAGCCCAGATTGGTCGGATGGCACATCATAGCGACCCAATAGATAGACTGTCTGAAGAGGGGTTTGAGAGACTTGGTAAGACTCATGCTAGGGAGAAAGTTCTCTGGCGTCTCCTGAGATTCGTTTCATTATTATTGCTTGAAGGAAATTCCATTCGCCACCATTCATTGTCTTGTAACTACCCGTATTCTACCTACGCATAAGCCCCTTTAACTGCTGACGTACTCATCGACGTGATCTGCTCCGTCTAGAGGCTCGGCATGAAGGGGGTTGCCAGCCGGCAGTGCCCAAAATACCCAAAATACCCAAAATGCCCAATGTCTCCCGCTTGCCCCCGTATCGAATTTACCAACAGGCAGCCCGTTACCAAGGAATAGGTAGATTGACTCAATAGCCGTCATGTAGGGGCTCCGTATTGCCCGCTAGACCTGCAAGTAAACTCGATGCATGGCGCTCGCTACAGGCTGCGCTCTAGGCTGTGCTTCAGGCGACCCAGTGGCCGTCTTGCGGCCATGATAGGCTGGGCCAGCTGCAGCCCCCGGCCCTGTGCAATATCGCTCGCAGCATCCAGGTAAACAAACAAATGAGCTGGCGCAGCGTCTTTCCTTTCCATTGGCCTCCTGTTCATTTCGCATTTCTATCTTgttctttccctttccctcttctcttcttccacttcttcAAACGAGAGAGAGTTTTGTTCTGCGCGGAACTTGCCTCCCTTTTCGCAGCTTTTCCAGGCTTCAGTTTACAGTTTGCGACGTACATTCTCacctttcccttttcttcagGTTTTAATTACGGTAGTCGCTGGATCCCCAGTTTGGCGTCCAGGTACCCGCAACCATCAACCCGGCAGCTCATTTTGTCCCCTTGTCGCTCGCCGGTCCCGTCCCAAGAGGAATCGCAGCTGGCTGTTCTTGCTGTCAAAGtctgggcgctgctgctgcagaggacaAGTCTAATCGGTGCTAAGTCATATTGGACGAGGGGGAGCCCCTTTTGACACACCATCGGCGACCTCATCACAGCAGCACCACTTCCGGAACTGGAGCTGGAACCACAACCACTACCACTACCGGTACCTGTCCTGGCGTGGGGTCCCCTCAGGCCGACCGGCACGCCCCGTCCAGATTGCTGCTAATTTTTTGCTGGATCCCCAACGCCAGCGCCATGTCCTTTTCCACGACTGCCACTTCCACTGCTGTCAAGCCGGCCAGGTCCAACTTCTCGCGCTCGCTGCGCCGGCCATCCAACGTTTCGTCACCCGACCTGGGAGCGCTCTACGCCGCCCAgccgaagctgctgcgcaaGTCATCGCTCGCGGCCCTGACTccgagctccttggccagcatccCCGATGGGAGCGAGAGCTACGCCATCGACTCCGTTCTGAACGAGATTTCCGAAAACACCATTCCCGAGGAAGATCCTGCGACGCCGCCCGCCATGGAACTGTCCGTCGGCGACTCTGTCAACGTGCCAGGAGGCATGGTCGGTACCGTCCGCTTTGTCGGCACCGTCCAGGGCAAGAAGGGCACCTTTGTCGGGGTCGAGCTGGATTCGGAGTTTGCGGCGAGGGGGGAAGAACAACGGCGACGTTGATGGGTAAGAAGAACGATTCGCACGACCGCCTGTCGCACCGGGAGTTGACCGCTAACACGTTACTCTCAGCGTCTCCTATTTTTCGACCAATGTCTCTGGCGCTGGCATCTTCGTGCCGGTCGCCAAAGCGCTTCGGAGGCCCTCCGGCTCATCCCCTAAGACGCCAACGCCCAATGCTGCGAGCGGCCTGAAGCTTGCTAAGAGCAATTCAGTCAGCCTGAAATCCCCAACATCAAGCCTATCCAAGTTGAGCGCCTCGGTTGGGGCTGGTGCTTCTCGAGTTCAAAGcccaaaaagcaaaaagtcaCAGCCCTCGCTTCAACGCCCCGATGAGTCACCACAACGGAAGTTGGCCATGTCGCCTGGGCCACGGCCGGCAATTTCAGCGCCGGGAATCAAAGCCCCTCCAAGATATGGCAGTCCGACAAACCGCCTTGCACAGAGCGTGCGAGGAACTGCTGGTCATATGGGCGATCCCAACAAGGCCGCGGCGATGGAACGGCGGCCAAGCTTTGGACCTCGTAGCACATCGTCTCTAGGCCCCGAGCCGCTCTTTGACGAAGAACCTAACCCAATAACAATGCCTCCTCTACCAACAAAGAGCAACACAGGCCTGGGGTCGCTGTCGTTGCGACCGCCATCCCGAGCGACTAGCATTAACGACGAGGAGCTCGAACGATTGCGCGCCCAGCTAGAGGATAGAGATCGACAACTCAAAGAACAGGCCTCAACATTGGCAGAAATGGAGAGCAGTCTTACTGAGCTTCAAACGCTAATAGAACACCCTGACGGACTAAGGCGAAGCAGCATAGACGACAAAGATGCAACCCAGCTTCGACACATGCTAcgagaaaagaatgagaaaatTGCCATGCTTGCAGCCGAGTTTGATGCTCATCGAGCGGATTTCCGGAGTACCATTGACACGCTTGAAATGGCCAGCACAGAAACTGAACGAGTATATGAGAAACGTATAGAGGAGCTTATAGCAGATATCCGTGAGCTTGAGTCAAGAAACTTGGATGTTGACTCTGTAGCTACACAACTGA encodes:
- a CDS encoding uncharacterized protein (BUSCO:EOG092D1R2W), whose product is MAGSQLKRLKASLRDQGITGPQKSKKQRRKLAQDDTARNDKRLQRGVVLEGIREQFNPFDLKHAARGPKFEVTTNKPKTSNAAVKGRPGLAKAASEEKRKQTLLVDMQRRNKVGGILDRRFGENDPTMTPEEKMLERFAREKQKTHNKRSAFDLEDDEPMDGLTHMGRSLEFGEEEELVDDFQEDDLEGDEDSDGDTREKRLKRLRAIIAAGEEEGGEDGEPERKKTKKEVMEEVIAKSKLHKYERQAAKDDDDDLRMELDKELPGIRKLLWSSLNGGKHQENAPLSTIAGVDRDAFDRNFDIQVKKLSQDKKAQPSNRTKTDEEKAEEESNRLKKLEDKRQKRMMGEEVSDSDEDEDDKKKGNAGGRQEDDEDDDDDDDGFGLGHGIKTRPTATDLGFDDEDDFVIDDDLVASGSDLELVESDDEFDEEEEEDDSDSANQAQVDEDDDDEFTKGLLNESETKDPIFQANFSSKEQSDENGLPFTFPCPQSCAEFVSIIKDYEHANLPKIIQRIRALYHPKLDSKNKERLANFSAALVDFVALPWNSATSPPFSVLESLIRHIHSLAKMFPVEIAKQFRQHLEEISQSRPIALLPSDLIVLTAIGTIFPTSDHFHQIVTPAMLTIGRYIGQRVPRELSDYAIGTYLSILSLQYQQLSERYVPEVINFALNTICSLSPIAPSKSLGNFPIHEPSAGNRIQKAKKVGLRRLNFSDCLAENSQEGGNALKLALLGTTIQVLDAAADLWTGKPAFLETFSQVVEVLGHVNSKPSREHLPAAASEKVERLEEKLKRMSRVSQLSRRPLELHHHKPLSIKTYIPKFEDTYDPDKHYDPDRERAEMAKLKKEHKKERKGAMRELRKDANFMARENLRVKKAKDEAYEKKYKRLVAEIQNEEGREANNYEREQKARKRANARK
- a CDS encoding uncharacterized protein (EggNog:ENOG41~TransMembrane:1 (i16-39o)) — encoded protein: MSWTSRLLSFSRDERVILLTISLATFGLVSSMITALTFIRDDNEIPPSEPKTQYITQDTEDSLQLDTLEKLLDHPNFSIKEIAIKILCDRAANDPEVIKYIWFGITRPEYEERMNSLRTLAVLTSQTGNEGLARLHDERAYSALVRCMELCMESTDLPIVTDIHWDEYYLRDMGERFCLMFLTELINKYGATMLVKAKFVEKWLSKQDWGSTGEERRRNFKDYTDLRNNRITDIINRIKHSRRGLRALEKAGLIDKESSRRRMRELPDLLMEVEEEIVGEQAGEQQSRRTREHSAEEQRLRRQHREAMVLNDGTRPLGREDIIERDASPS
- a CDS encoding uncharacterized protein (EggNog:ENOG41); the encoded protein is MSFSTTATSTAVKPARSNFSRSLRRPSNVSSPDLGALYAAQPKLLRKSSLAALTPSSLASIPDGSESYAIDSVLNEISENTIPEEDPATPPAMELSVGDSVNVPGGMVGTVRFVGTVQGKKGTFVGVELDSEFAARGEEQRRR